DNA from Deinococcus koreensis:
CGTGCCGATTCTGCCTGCCCTCACACAGGAACTGCGAAACCATCTGGCGGGGCGCTCCACGGGGTATGTGTTTTCCCGAAGCTCGCGCAGGTATCCGCTCCCGTCCCAGCGCTCGTGGTGCTGGGTGATCACCGACAGCGCCTCGGGCGGCAGGAACCCCAGCGTCTCGGCCAGCCGGTGGCCCTCGGGGACGTGCAGCTGCATGGTCGCCCATTCCTGGGCGCTCAGCCGGCCGGGCTTGAGCAGCACCGCGTCGGGAATGGCCAGCTTGCCGATGTCGTGCAGGGACGCCCCCCAGCGCAACTCCTGCACCGCGTCCTCCAACACGCTGATCTCAGGGCGGCATTCCCAATACCCGACAAATCCGACTAACTTACTTGACATTATGTTCTGGCCGGGTACCATGGCCCCATGAAGCTGTTGCCCCTGATGTCACTCCTGTCGCTCT
Protein-coding regions in this window:
- a CDS encoding HD-GYP domain-containing protein codes for the protein MLEDAVQELRWGASLHDIGKLAIPDAVLLKPGRLSAQEWATMQLHVPEGHRLAETLGFLPPEALSVITQHHERWDGSGYLRELRENTYPVERPARWFRSSCVRAGRIGTYSCAMYTWGGFRARCRFSTRRFTNRTS